The genomic stretch CATGACGCGCGCTTCTTCCTCGAGCATCACCGGGATGCCGTCGCGAATCGGGAAAGCGAGTCGATCACCCTTGCACACCAGTTCCTGGCTGCTCTTCAGGTAATCAAGCGGCCCCTTGCAGATCGGACAAACGAGAATTTCAAGCAGTCTGGCGTCCATTGTTCAGCTTCTCCAGGATGCGTTCGGCAGCACCCGAACCAATTGAGGCCTGCACCGGGAACTCCCAGGCATTGTCAGGCGCGAAAGGGGCGCATTTTACCGCATCCTTGCTCGTCATCAGCTTTGCTTCGTCGGGCGCGAAATCGAGATCGGCCGCGCTGAAGCGATGATGATCGGGAAAGGGGTGCTCAACCACGTCGAGGCCCATCGCACGCAACTGATCGAAAAAGCGTTCCGGGCGCCCAATGCCGGCCAGTGCATGCACGCGCTGCCCTTGAAATGCCGAGGCCTCGCAGGTGTCGTCCGGGCGGCGCAGCGAACGGAAACTGGCACCTTCGAGCGTCATGGAGACCACTGTGACGCCGCCAATCGCCGCACTGACGGGCGAGGAAAGCGCGCCGTGGGCAATCACCAGATCGACGCTACGCAAGCGACCGAGCGGCTCACGCAAGGGGCCGGCCGGCAGCAGACGACAATTGCCCAGCGTTGCCTGATCGACCACCGCGATCTCGACATCCCGCGCCAGCCGGTAATGCTGCATGCCGTCGTCGGACACGATGAGGTCGCATTCCGGGTGCGCTGCGAGCAGGGCCTGCGCCGCAGCCGGGCGATCCCGACCGATTGCGACCGGACAGCGGGTCAGCCTGGCCAGCAGCACCGGTTCGTCACCACACAGGCTCGGGTCGCTGTCCGCGCTCACCAGGCCGATGCCCTC from Parazoarcus communis encodes the following:
- a CDS encoding Trm112 family protein, encoding MDARLLEILVCPICKGPLDYLKSSQELVCKGDRLAFPIRDGIPVMLEEEARVMSAEDVDALR
- the lpxK gene encoding tetraacyldisaccharide 4'-kinase produces the protein MAARAPAFWQQRSGRALLLSPLSLLFGLLASLRRALYRVRVLRAVRLPVPVIVVGNIAVGGSGKTPTVDWLVRQLRAAGWSPGIVSRGYGGTVEGIGLVSADSDPSLCGDEPVLLARLTRCPVAIGRDRPAAAQALLAAHPECDLIVSDDGMQHYRLARDVEIAVVDQATLGNCRLLPAGPLREPLGRLRSVDLVIAHGALSSPVSAAIGGVTVVSMTLEGASFRSLRRPDDTCEASAFQGQRVHALAGIGRPERFFDQLRAMGLDVVEHPFPDHHRFSAADLDFAPDEAKLMTSKDAVKCAPFAPDNAWEFPVQASIGSGAAERILEKLNNGRQTA